In one window of Chryseobacterium sp. JV274 DNA:
- a CDS encoding ATP-binding protein, with product MSASSALKGYRTQFLYSLYRILNEYEKGYIYQPEGFYEDLDILDTENNHIEIIQIKNLSSRLVFSDLFTNTTSFFNRAEKAITNNESCILKLVSFGEISDEITDKKKLEKKLKNKKFKQISINKIVDNFFFEIIEEKDIEEKVLKLIKETNLFSDPKAALELLVYWLYTLGENRKPTRTSELILNLQKIGKFISEQEAFNKSFNNTILPLKIKNIENADLAKYKDDFYYGVSARYEHILADLDIIREEKLSQIETLFQESNIVFIHGASGQGKSTLAYRYLNNYGTDNIVYELKISESLNSVFDTINSLDALSKGLKFPILLYIDVTPQNTNWNEILKELYGKENIKFLVTIRQEDWNFRSNDLQQYYKYKEIELDFNQEEAKIIYDSLSKYKKDLKFTDFEESWNAFGNQGLLLEYVYLINQGNTLKSRLFQQVQNIRNKVAQQKTDELDILKYVCLSDSFNAKLSYKKLINHLNIQVPIKYINELEKEYLLQYSENKEYLLGLHPIRSKILCEILFDEDEYTDIYEFISNALSLIDEDSIHEFLLNSFMKGYNVHESIKSLIKINFKTYTAYKNIFNALMWKGVYEFIFEKNFENFEKLRNFLGDAWSLGLPFNFTSSDGSSMHDIIKNSFPDDKNEVIKQIHEGFSDERLVFEYILKWFEKISISDLSINNDEELDALSEILFWKAHLKNKIPIEYNLPDITNLSKKIKSNQKEFAKLIYSLEMLPESDRNFISKIKNNLIEYIRKEYSIPYFQETNDTVVAQYFYNPIKYEEGNLEFKGNLFHEMTMEIVDLLKYIFPHKKKYNVKGIALTNFLGINFPYDPSEKNISNENLPIEYLININSLVLGIYRMSYKNSEWNDYIRLLNERRSLYNDLTQKLIKSFSEYFKTNNYTVFINTLRYINDKIYGLNEISFPSSNEYNKWGYREPINKNSFEDRYTLYKKYQKDYFQGIENFLRQIENNILAIYDESLGISKQEYNHNIAFYNIKEAIKNHVWFKEEYNKFFRKYNESSLLKNLEESESNNLQALFYCWNKFYSRQNGGNKVFKDSQKLIENERINLTKRFKAEREKIFKETGFSFDIELNSKLEKNLIITNEVFGNTYLHSLIAARELVRKVLSTGSLFSAKKLFIEINIEAVIYIPTMFGNPINNKAFEINLNHLDEEIVAEDFYKYINFFNNIPKCVLDYYQFELWNTRIDSLKHFELNMGNISTLLFFQIQKTHLNQIKISDEDKAGREIVSNYFDEIKVFMKNKISDELQPWKNIENDISNKELYNKTKSLLDNYLINIEPQNEDLELLQRELGDEYYIFADKVISEDFNNIKCAEIY from the coding sequence ATGAGTGCATCTTCAGCTTTAAAAGGATATAGAACACAATTTCTATATTCATTATATAGAATATTGAATGAATATGAAAAAGGATACATCTATCAACCTGAAGGTTTTTATGAAGATTTAGATATTCTTGATACTGAAAATAACCATATTGAAATAATTCAAATTAAAAATTTAAGCTCGAGATTAGTATTTAGTGATTTATTTACTAATACTACATCTTTTTTTAATAGAGCGGAAAAAGCAATCACTAACAATGAAAGTTGCATCCTTAAATTAGTTTCATTTGGAGAGATTAGTGATGAGATTACAGATAAGAAGAAATTAGAAAAAAAATTAAAGAATAAAAAGTTCAAACAAATCAGTATTAATAAAATTGTTGATAATTTTTTCTTTGAAATAATTGAGGAAAAAGATATTGAAGAGAAAGTTTTAAAATTAATAAAAGAGACTAATCTATTTTCAGACCCAAAGGCGGCTTTAGAATTGCTAGTCTATTGGTTATATACATTGGGTGAAAATAGAAAACCAACGAGAACTTCAGAATTAATATTAAACTTACAAAAAATAGGAAAATTTATTAGTGAACAAGAAGCTTTCAATAAATCCTTCAATAATACCATTCTACCCTTAAAAATTAAAAATATTGAAAATGCCGATTTAGCGAAATACAAAGATGACTTCTACTATGGTGTATCAGCTAGGTATGAGCATATTTTAGCTGATTTAGATATAATACGTGAAGAAAAATTATCACAAATTGAAACTCTATTCCAAGAAAGTAATATCGTCTTTATTCATGGAGCTTCTGGACAAGGGAAAAGCACTTTAGCTTATAGATATTTAAACAACTATGGAACTGACAATATAGTATACGAACTAAAAATATCAGAATCTCTAAACAGTGTTTTTGACACCATTAATAGTTTAGACGCTTTAAGTAAAGGGTTAAAGTTCCCAATATTATTATATATAGATGTTACCCCTCAAAATACTAACTGGAATGAGATATTAAAAGAACTTTATGGAAAAGAAAATATTAAGTTTTTAGTTACTATAAGACAAGAAGATTGGAATTTCCGAAGTAATGATTTACAGCAATATTATAAATACAAAGAAATTGAATTAGATTTTAATCAAGAGGAAGCAAAAATAATCTATGACTCTCTGTCAAAATACAAAAAGGATTTAAAATTTACAGATTTTGAAGAATCTTGGAATGCATTTGGAAATCAAGGTTTATTGTTAGAATACGTTTATCTAATAAACCAAGGAAATACATTAAAAAGCAGATTATTTCAACAGGTTCAAAATATAAGAAATAAAGTTGCTCAGCAAAAAACAGATGAACTAGATATATTAAAATATGTTTGTTTATCAGATTCCTTTAATGCAAAATTAAGTTATAAAAAACTTATTAATCATCTTAACATACAAGTGCCAATTAAGTATATTAATGAGTTAGAAAAAGAATATTTATTGCAATATTCTGAAAATAAAGAGTATTTATTAGGGCTTCATCCTATACGGTCAAAAATATTATGTGAAATTCTCTTTGATGAAGATGAATACACCGATATATATGAGTTCATTAGTAACGCTCTTTCTTTAATTGACGAAGATAGTATACATGAATTCTTATTAAATTCATTCATGAAAGGATATAATGTTCATGAAAGTATCAAGTCCTTAATAAAAATTAATTTTAAAACATATACAGCATATAAAAATATATTTAATGCGTTAATGTGGAAAGGAGTTTATGAATTTATATTTGAAAAGAATTTTGAAAATTTTGAAAAATTAAGAAACTTTTTAGGGGATGCATGGTCTTTAGGTCTGCCTTTTAATTTCACATCTTCAGACGGAAGTAGTATGCACGATATAATAAAAAATTCATTTCCTGATGATAAAAATGAGGTCATTAAACAAATTCATGAAGGCTTTTCAGATGAAAGATTAGTTTTTGAATACATACTGAAATGGTTCGAAAAAATATCAATATCTGATTTAAGTATAAATAACGACGAGGAATTAGATGCTCTTTCTGAAATTCTTTTCTGGAAGGCACATTTAAAAAATAAGATTCCTATAGAATATAATCTTCCTGACATTACTAATCTGTCAAAAAAAATAAAAAGCAATCAAAAAGAGTTTGCTAAACTCATCTATTCTTTAGAAATGCTTCCAGAAAGTGACAGGAATTTTATCTCAAAAATTAAAAACAATCTTATTGAATATATAAGAAAGGAATATAGTATTCCCTACTTCCAAGAAACTAATGATACGGTAGTTGCTCAATATTTTTATAACCCTATAAAATACGAAGAGGGGAATTTAGAATTTAAAGGAAATCTCTTTCATGAAATGACAATGGAAATAGTTGACTTGCTAAAATATATATTTCCACACAAGAAAAAATACAACGTAAAAGGAATTGCCCTTACAAATTTTTTAGGTATAAACTTTCCTTATGACCCCTCTGAAAAAAATATAAGTAATGAAAATCTGCCTATCGAATATTTAATTAATATAAATTCACTCGTTTTAGGTATATATAGAATGAGTTATAAAAATTCAGAATGGAATGATTATATAAGATTACTTAATGAAAGAAGGAGTTTGTATAATGACTTAACACAAAAACTTATCAAATCCTTTTCTGAATATTTCAAAACTAACAATTATACAGTATTTATAAATACTCTACGTTATATCAATGATAAAATTTATGGTTTAAACGAAATTTCCTTTCCTTCATCAAATGAATATAATAAGTGGGGATATAGAGAACCTATAAATAAAAACTCGTTTGAAGATAGATATACTTTATATAAAAAATACCAGAAAGATTATTTCCAGGGAATTGAAAATTTTTTAAGGCAAATTGAGAACAATATTTTAGCAATTTATGATGAGTCACTTGGCATATCTAAACAAGAATACAACCATAATATTGCTTTTTATAATATTAAAGAAGCTATAAAGAATCATGTATGGTTTAAGGAAGAATATAACAAGTTCTTTAGAAAATATAATGAGTCATCACTTCTTAAAAACCTAGAAGAGTCGGAAAGTAATAATTTACAGGCATTATTTTATTGTTGGAATAAATTTTACTCTCGACAAAATGGTGGAAATAAAGTATTTAAAGATTCTCAAAAGCTAATAGAAAATGAAAGAATAAATTTAACAAAAAGATTTAAAGCGGAAAGAGAAAAAATCTTCAAAGAAACAGGATTTTCTTTTGATATAGAATTAAATTCCAAATTAGAAAAAAACCTTATAATAACTAATGAAGTCTTTGGAAATACTTATTTGCACTCTCTCATAGCTGCCAGAGAATTAGTTAGAAAAGTTTTAAGCACTGGAAGTCTTTTTAGTGCAAAGAAATTATTTATTGAAATCAATATAGAAGCTGTCATTTATATCCCAACAATGTTTGGAAACCCTATTAACAATAAAGCTTTTGAGATAAATTTAAATCATCTTGATGAAGAAATAGTTGCGGAAGATTTCTATAAGTATATAAACTTTTTTAATAATATTCCTAAATGTGTGTTGGATTATTATCAATTTGAATTATGGAATACAAGAATTGATTCACTCAAACATTTCGAACTCAATATGGGGAATATTTCTACCTTATTATTTTTTCAAATTCAAAAAACTCATTTAAACCAAATTAAGATAAGTGACGAAGATAAAGCAGGTAGAGAAATTGTCAGCAATTATTTTGATGAGATAAAAGTTTTCATGAAAAATAAAATTTCTGATGAACTACAGCCGTGGAAAAATATAGAAAATGATATTAGTAATAAAGAACTTTACAATAAAACCAAATCATTGTTAGATAATTATCTTATCAATATTGAACCACAAAATGAGGATTTAGAATTACTACAAAGAGAATTAGGTGATGAATATTACATCTTTGCTGATAAAGTAATTAGTGAAGATTTTAATAATATAAAGTGTGCAGAGATATATTAA